A single genomic interval of Orcinus orca chromosome 19, mOrcOrc1.1, whole genome shotgun sequence harbors:
- the ANKRD13B gene encoding ankyrin repeat domain-containing protein 13B isoform X2 — protein MIPANASARKGPEGKYPLHYLVWHNRHRELEKEVRAGQVDIEQLDPRGRTPLHLATTLGHLECARVLLAHGADVGRENRSGWTVLQEAVSTRDLELVQLVLRYRDYQRVVKRLAGIPVLLEKLRKAQDFYVEMKWEFTSWVPLVSKICPSDTYKVWKSGQNLRVDTTLLGFDHMTWQRGNRSFVFRGQDTSAVVMEIDHDRRVVYTETLALAGQDRELLLAAAQPTEEQVLSRLTAPVVTTQLDTKNISFERNKTGILGWRSEKTEMVNGYEAKVYGASNVELITRTRTEHLSEQHKGKVKGCKTPLQSFLGIAEQHGGPQNGTLITQTLSQANPTAITAEEYFNPNFELGNRDMGRPMELTTKTQKFKAKLWLCEEHPLSLCEQVAPIIDLMAVSNALFAKLRDFITLRLPPGFPVKIEIPIFHILNARITFGNLNGCDEPVPLVRGSPSSETPSPGSDSSSVSSSSSTTSCRGCEISPALFEAPRGYSVLGGQREAATRDDDDDLLQFAIQQSLLEAGSEYDQVTIWEALTNSKPGTHPMSYEGRRQDRSAPPTPQRQSTTPAGLASVPSPRPSPRPGQGGHVFRSYDEQLRLAMELSAQEQEERRRRARQEEEELERILRLSLTEQ, from the exons GAGGGCAAGTACCCGCTGCACTACCTCGTGTGGCACAACCGCCACCGCGAGCTGGAGAAAGAGGTCCGCGCCGGCCAG GTGGACATCGAGCAGCTGGATCCCCGTGGGCGGACTCCCCTGCACTTGGCCACCACCCTGGGGCACCTCGAGTGTGCCCGCGTGCTCCTGGCACACGGCGCAGATGTGGGCAGGGAGAATCGCAGCGGCTGGACAG TGCTTCAGGAAGCTGTGAGTACCCGGGACCTGGAGCTGGTGCAGCTGGTGCTGCGGTACCGGGACTACCAGCGGGTGGTGAAGCGGCTGGCAGGCATCCCTGTGCTCCTGGAGAAGCTGCGCAAG GCCCAGGACTTCTACGTGGAGATGAAATGGGAGTTCACTAGCTGGG TGCCCCTGGTGTCCAAGATCTGCCCCAGTGACACCTACAAAGTGTGGAAGAGTGGGCAGAACCTTCGGGTAGACACCACACTTCTGGGCTTTGACCACATGACGTGGCAGCGAGGGAACCGCAGCTTTGTCTTCAGGGGCCAAG ACACGAGCGCCGTGGTCATGGAGATTGACCACGACCGCCGGGTGGTGTACACAGAGACCCTGGCTCTGGCTGGGCAGGACCGTGAGCTACTGCTGGCTGCTGCCCAGCCCACCGAGGAGCAGGTGCTGAGCCGGCTCACCGCACCCGTCGTCACCACGCAGCTCGACACCAAGAACATCTCCTTTGAGAG GAACAAGACCGGCATCCTGGGCTGGCGCAGCGAGAAGACCGAGATGGTGAATGGGTATGAAGCCAAG GTATATGGGGCATCCAATGTGGAGCTCATCACCCGGACACGGACAGAGCATCTTTCAGAACAGCACAAGGGCAAGGTCAAAG GCTGTAAGACACCTCTGCAGTCCTTCCTGGGAATTGCTGAGCAGCATGGGGGCCCCCAAAATGGG ACCCTGATCACTCAGACTCTGAGCCAAGCCAACCCCACTGCCATCACCGCAGAAGAGTACTTCAATCCCAACTTTGAGCTCGGCAACCGTGACATGGGCCGACCCATGGAACTGACCACCAAGACACAGAA GTTCAAGGCCAAGCTGTGGCTGTGTGAGGAGCATCCCCTGTCCCTGTGTGAGCAGGTGGCCCCCATCATTGACCTCATGGCCGTCAGCAATGCACTTTTTGCCAAGCTCCGGGATTTCATTACCCTGCGCCTGCCTCCAGGATTCCCTGTCAAGATTG AAATCCCGATTTTCCACATCCTCAACGCCCGTATCACCTTCGGGAACCTCAATGGCTGCGATGAGCCGGTGCCGTTGGTGCGAGGCAGCCCCAGCAGCGAGACCCCTTCCCCAGGCAGTGACTCCTCCAGTGTCAGCAGCTCCAGTTCCACGA CCTCGTGCCGCGGCTGCGAGATCTCCCCCGCGTTGTTCGAGGCCCCACGCGGCTACAGTGTGCTGGGCGGCCAGCGAGAGGCCGCCACCCGCGACGACGATGACGACCTGCTGCAGTTCGCCATCCAGCAGAGCCTGCTTGAGGCGGGCAGTGAGTATGACCAG GTCACCATCTGGGAGGCGCTAACCAACAGCAAACCGGGCACTCACCCCATGTCCTACGAGGGCCGCCGACAGGACAG GAGCGCTCCGCCCACGCCGCAGCGCCAGTCCACAACCCCCGCGGGCCTGGCGTCGGTCCCCAGCCCTCGGCCGAGCCCGCGCCCAGGCCAAGGCGGCCACGTGTTCCGGAGCTACGATGAGCAGCTGCGGCTGGCCATGGAGCTGTCTGCGCAGGAGCAGGAggagcggcggcggcgcgcgcgccaggaggaggaggagctggagCGCATCCTGCGGCTCTCTTTGACTGAGCAGTAG
- the ANKRD13B gene encoding ankyrin repeat domain-containing protein 13B isoform X1 yields the protein MIPANASARKGPEGKYPLHYLVWHNRHRELEKEVRAGQVDIEQLDPRGRTPLHLATTLGHLECARVLLAHGADVGRENRSGWTVLQEAVSTRDLELVQLVLRYRDYQRVVKRLAGIPVLLEKLRKAQDFYVEMKWEFTSWVPLVSKICPSDTYKVWKSGQNLRVDTTLLGFDHMTWQRGNRSFVFRGQDTSAVVMEIDHDRRVVYTETLALAGQDRELLLAAAQPTEEQVLSRLTAPVVTTQLDTKNISFERNKTGILGWRSEKTEMVNGYEAKVYGASNVELITRTRTEHLSEQHKGKVKGCKTPLQSFLGIAEQHGGPQNGTLITQTLSQANPTAITAEEYFNPNFELGNRDMGRPMELTTKTQKFKAKLWLCEEHPLSLCEQVAPIIDLMAVSNALFAKLRDFITLRLPPGFPVKIEIPIFHILNARITFGNLNGCDEPVPLVRGSPSSETPSPGSDSSSVSSSSSTTSCRGCEISPALFEAPRGYSVLGGQREAATRDDDDDLLQFAIQQSLLEAGSEYDQVTIWEALTNSKPGTHPMSYEGRRQDRSVPARPERVWRRLFPHLPYTCPENTRALSRCVWTLPHEHPSWPRGTVVPPSGTLLVSRWRLPPSPVPDSGVGEQYSKRGLRAFTDPRQTECRGWCSRRLGGWAL from the exons GAGGGCAAGTACCCGCTGCACTACCTCGTGTGGCACAACCGCCACCGCGAGCTGGAGAAAGAGGTCCGCGCCGGCCAG GTGGACATCGAGCAGCTGGATCCCCGTGGGCGGACTCCCCTGCACTTGGCCACCACCCTGGGGCACCTCGAGTGTGCCCGCGTGCTCCTGGCACACGGCGCAGATGTGGGCAGGGAGAATCGCAGCGGCTGGACAG TGCTTCAGGAAGCTGTGAGTACCCGGGACCTGGAGCTGGTGCAGCTGGTGCTGCGGTACCGGGACTACCAGCGGGTGGTGAAGCGGCTGGCAGGCATCCCTGTGCTCCTGGAGAAGCTGCGCAAG GCCCAGGACTTCTACGTGGAGATGAAATGGGAGTTCACTAGCTGGG TGCCCCTGGTGTCCAAGATCTGCCCCAGTGACACCTACAAAGTGTGGAAGAGTGGGCAGAACCTTCGGGTAGACACCACACTTCTGGGCTTTGACCACATGACGTGGCAGCGAGGGAACCGCAGCTTTGTCTTCAGGGGCCAAG ACACGAGCGCCGTGGTCATGGAGATTGACCACGACCGCCGGGTGGTGTACACAGAGACCCTGGCTCTGGCTGGGCAGGACCGTGAGCTACTGCTGGCTGCTGCCCAGCCCACCGAGGAGCAGGTGCTGAGCCGGCTCACCGCACCCGTCGTCACCACGCAGCTCGACACCAAGAACATCTCCTTTGAGAG GAACAAGACCGGCATCCTGGGCTGGCGCAGCGAGAAGACCGAGATGGTGAATGGGTATGAAGCCAAG GTATATGGGGCATCCAATGTGGAGCTCATCACCCGGACACGGACAGAGCATCTTTCAGAACAGCACAAGGGCAAGGTCAAAG GCTGTAAGACACCTCTGCAGTCCTTCCTGGGAATTGCTGAGCAGCATGGGGGCCCCCAAAATGGG ACCCTGATCACTCAGACTCTGAGCCAAGCCAACCCCACTGCCATCACCGCAGAAGAGTACTTCAATCCCAACTTTGAGCTCGGCAACCGTGACATGGGCCGACCCATGGAACTGACCACCAAGACACAGAA GTTCAAGGCCAAGCTGTGGCTGTGTGAGGAGCATCCCCTGTCCCTGTGTGAGCAGGTGGCCCCCATCATTGACCTCATGGCCGTCAGCAATGCACTTTTTGCCAAGCTCCGGGATTTCATTACCCTGCGCCTGCCTCCAGGATTCCCTGTCAAGATTG AAATCCCGATTTTCCACATCCTCAACGCCCGTATCACCTTCGGGAACCTCAATGGCTGCGATGAGCCGGTGCCGTTGGTGCGAGGCAGCCCCAGCAGCGAGACCCCTTCCCCAGGCAGTGACTCCTCCAGTGTCAGCAGCTCCAGTTCCACGA CCTCGTGCCGCGGCTGCGAGATCTCCCCCGCGTTGTTCGAGGCCCCACGCGGCTACAGTGTGCTGGGCGGCCAGCGAGAGGCCGCCACCCGCGACGACGATGACGACCTGCTGCAGTTCGCCATCCAGCAGAGCCTGCTTGAGGCGGGCAGTGAGTATGACCAG GTCACCATCTGGGAGGCGCTAACCAACAGCAAACCGGGCACTCACCCCATGTCCTACGAGGGCCGCCGACAGGACAGGTCAGTGCCCGCCCGTCCGGAGAGGGTTTGGAGACGCCTATTCCCCCACCTCCCATACACATGCCCAGAGAACACCAGGGCCCTGTCACGGTGCGTATGGACACTGCCGCATGAGCACCCCTCTTGGCCCAGAGGAACCGTGGTACCACCATCAGGGACCCTACTGGTTTCAAGATGGCGTCTACCACCATCACCCGTTCCTGACTCAGGGGTGGGTGAGCAGTACTCCAAACGCGGCCTTAGAGCCTTCACAGACCCTCGCCAGACAGAATGTCGGGGCTGGTGTTCTAGAAGACTGGGAGGATGGGCTTTGTAG
- the ANKRD13B gene encoding ankyrin repeat domain-containing protein 13B isoform X3, with amino-acid sequence MARQASEQVDIEQLDPRGRTPLHLATTLGHLECARVLLAHGADVGRENRSGWTVLQEAVSTRDLELVQLVLRYRDYQRVVKRLAGIPVLLEKLRKAQDFYVEMKWEFTSWVPLVSKICPSDTYKVWKSGQNLRVDTTLLGFDHMTWQRGNRSFVFRGQDTSAVVMEIDHDRRVVYTETLALAGQDRELLLAAAQPTEEQVLSRLTAPVVTTQLDTKNISFERNKTGILGWRSEKTEMVNGYEAKVYGASNVELITRTRTEHLSEQHKGKVKGCKTPLQSFLGIAEQHGGPQNGTLITQTLSQANPTAITAEEYFNPNFELGNRDMGRPMELTTKTQKFKAKLWLCEEHPLSLCEQVAPIIDLMAVSNALFAKLRDFITLRLPPGFPVKIEIPIFHILNARITFGNLNGCDEPVPLVRGSPSSETPSPGSDSSSVSSSSSTTSCRGCEISPALFEAPRGYSVLGGQREAATRDDDDDLLQFAIQQSLLEAGSEYDQVTIWEALTNSKPGTHPMSYEGRRQDRSVPARPERVWRRLFPHLPYTCPENTRALSRCVWTLPHEHPSWPRGTVVPPSGTLLVSRWRLPPSPVPDSGVGEQYSKRGLRAFTDPRQTECRGWCSRRLGGWAL; translated from the exons ATGGCACGGCAGGCTTCTGAGCAG GTGGACATCGAGCAGCTGGATCCCCGTGGGCGGACTCCCCTGCACTTGGCCACCACCCTGGGGCACCTCGAGTGTGCCCGCGTGCTCCTGGCACACGGCGCAGATGTGGGCAGGGAGAATCGCAGCGGCTGGACAG TGCTTCAGGAAGCTGTGAGTACCCGGGACCTGGAGCTGGTGCAGCTGGTGCTGCGGTACCGGGACTACCAGCGGGTGGTGAAGCGGCTGGCAGGCATCCCTGTGCTCCTGGAGAAGCTGCGCAAG GCCCAGGACTTCTACGTGGAGATGAAATGGGAGTTCACTAGCTGGG TGCCCCTGGTGTCCAAGATCTGCCCCAGTGACACCTACAAAGTGTGGAAGAGTGGGCAGAACCTTCGGGTAGACACCACACTTCTGGGCTTTGACCACATGACGTGGCAGCGAGGGAACCGCAGCTTTGTCTTCAGGGGCCAAG ACACGAGCGCCGTGGTCATGGAGATTGACCACGACCGCCGGGTGGTGTACACAGAGACCCTGGCTCTGGCTGGGCAGGACCGTGAGCTACTGCTGGCTGCTGCCCAGCCCACCGAGGAGCAGGTGCTGAGCCGGCTCACCGCACCCGTCGTCACCACGCAGCTCGACACCAAGAACATCTCCTTTGAGAG GAACAAGACCGGCATCCTGGGCTGGCGCAGCGAGAAGACCGAGATGGTGAATGGGTATGAAGCCAAG GTATATGGGGCATCCAATGTGGAGCTCATCACCCGGACACGGACAGAGCATCTTTCAGAACAGCACAAGGGCAAGGTCAAAG GCTGTAAGACACCTCTGCAGTCCTTCCTGGGAATTGCTGAGCAGCATGGGGGCCCCCAAAATGGG ACCCTGATCACTCAGACTCTGAGCCAAGCCAACCCCACTGCCATCACCGCAGAAGAGTACTTCAATCCCAACTTTGAGCTCGGCAACCGTGACATGGGCCGACCCATGGAACTGACCACCAAGACACAGAA GTTCAAGGCCAAGCTGTGGCTGTGTGAGGAGCATCCCCTGTCCCTGTGTGAGCAGGTGGCCCCCATCATTGACCTCATGGCCGTCAGCAATGCACTTTTTGCCAAGCTCCGGGATTTCATTACCCTGCGCCTGCCTCCAGGATTCCCTGTCAAGATTG AAATCCCGATTTTCCACATCCTCAACGCCCGTATCACCTTCGGGAACCTCAATGGCTGCGATGAGCCGGTGCCGTTGGTGCGAGGCAGCCCCAGCAGCGAGACCCCTTCCCCAGGCAGTGACTCCTCCAGTGTCAGCAGCTCCAGTTCCACGA CCTCGTGCCGCGGCTGCGAGATCTCCCCCGCGTTGTTCGAGGCCCCACGCGGCTACAGTGTGCTGGGCGGCCAGCGAGAGGCCGCCACCCGCGACGACGATGACGACCTGCTGCAGTTCGCCATCCAGCAGAGCCTGCTTGAGGCGGGCAGTGAGTATGACCAG GTCACCATCTGGGAGGCGCTAACCAACAGCAAACCGGGCACTCACCCCATGTCCTACGAGGGCCGCCGACAGGACAGGTCAGTGCCCGCCCGTCCGGAGAGGGTTTGGAGACGCCTATTCCCCCACCTCCCATACACATGCCCAGAGAACACCAGGGCCCTGTCACGGTGCGTATGGACACTGCCGCATGAGCACCCCTCTTGGCCCAGAGGAACCGTGGTACCACCATCAGGGACCCTACTGGTTTCAAGATGGCGTCTACCACCATCACCCGTTCCTGACTCAGGGGTGGGTGAGCAGTACTCCAAACGCGGCCTTAGAGCCTTCACAGACCCTCGCCAGACAGAATGTCGGGGCTGGTGTTCTAGAAGACTGGGAGGATGGGCTTTGTAG
- the ANKRD13B gene encoding ankyrin repeat domain-containing protein 13B isoform X4: MKWEFTSWVPLVSKICPSDTYKVWKSGQNLRVDTTLLGFDHMTWQRGNRSFVFRGQDTSAVVMEIDHDRRVVYTETLALAGQDRELLLAAAQPTEEQVLSRLTAPVVTTQLDTKNISFERNKTGILGWRSEKTEMVNGYEAKVYGASNVELITRTRTEHLSEQHKGKVKGCKTPLQSFLGIAEQHGGPQNGTLITQTLSQANPTAITAEEYFNPNFELGNRDMGRPMELTTKTQKFKAKLWLCEEHPLSLCEQVAPIIDLMAVSNALFAKLRDFITLRLPPGFPVKIEIPIFHILNARITFGNLNGCDEPVPLVRGSPSSETPSPGSDSSSVSSSSSTTSCRGCEISPALFEAPRGYSVLGGQREAATRDDDDDLLQFAIQQSLLEAGSEYDQVTIWEALTNSKPGTHPMSYEGRRQDRSVPARPERVWRRLFPHLPYTCPENTRALSRCVWTLPHEHPSWPRGTVVPPSGTLLVSRWRLPPSPVPDSGVGEQYSKRGLRAFTDPRQTECRGWCSRRLGGWAL, from the exons ATGAAATGGGAGTTCACTAGCTGGG TGCCCCTGGTGTCCAAGATCTGCCCCAGTGACACCTACAAAGTGTGGAAGAGTGGGCAGAACCTTCGGGTAGACACCACACTTCTGGGCTTTGACCACATGACGTGGCAGCGAGGGAACCGCAGCTTTGTCTTCAGGGGCCAAG ACACGAGCGCCGTGGTCATGGAGATTGACCACGACCGCCGGGTGGTGTACACAGAGACCCTGGCTCTGGCTGGGCAGGACCGTGAGCTACTGCTGGCTGCTGCCCAGCCCACCGAGGAGCAGGTGCTGAGCCGGCTCACCGCACCCGTCGTCACCACGCAGCTCGACACCAAGAACATCTCCTTTGAGAG GAACAAGACCGGCATCCTGGGCTGGCGCAGCGAGAAGACCGAGATGGTGAATGGGTATGAAGCCAAG GTATATGGGGCATCCAATGTGGAGCTCATCACCCGGACACGGACAGAGCATCTTTCAGAACAGCACAAGGGCAAGGTCAAAG GCTGTAAGACACCTCTGCAGTCCTTCCTGGGAATTGCTGAGCAGCATGGGGGCCCCCAAAATGGG ACCCTGATCACTCAGACTCTGAGCCAAGCCAACCCCACTGCCATCACCGCAGAAGAGTACTTCAATCCCAACTTTGAGCTCGGCAACCGTGACATGGGCCGACCCATGGAACTGACCACCAAGACACAGAA GTTCAAGGCCAAGCTGTGGCTGTGTGAGGAGCATCCCCTGTCCCTGTGTGAGCAGGTGGCCCCCATCATTGACCTCATGGCCGTCAGCAATGCACTTTTTGCCAAGCTCCGGGATTTCATTACCCTGCGCCTGCCTCCAGGATTCCCTGTCAAGATTG AAATCCCGATTTTCCACATCCTCAACGCCCGTATCACCTTCGGGAACCTCAATGGCTGCGATGAGCCGGTGCCGTTGGTGCGAGGCAGCCCCAGCAGCGAGACCCCTTCCCCAGGCAGTGACTCCTCCAGTGTCAGCAGCTCCAGTTCCACGA CCTCGTGCCGCGGCTGCGAGATCTCCCCCGCGTTGTTCGAGGCCCCACGCGGCTACAGTGTGCTGGGCGGCCAGCGAGAGGCCGCCACCCGCGACGACGATGACGACCTGCTGCAGTTCGCCATCCAGCAGAGCCTGCTTGAGGCGGGCAGTGAGTATGACCAG GTCACCATCTGGGAGGCGCTAACCAACAGCAAACCGGGCACTCACCCCATGTCCTACGAGGGCCGCCGACAGGACAGGTCAGTGCCCGCCCGTCCGGAGAGGGTTTGGAGACGCCTATTCCCCCACCTCCCATACACATGCCCAGAGAACACCAGGGCCCTGTCACGGTGCGTATGGACACTGCCGCATGAGCACCCCTCTTGGCCCAGAGGAACCGTGGTACCACCATCAGGGACCCTACTGGTTTCAAGATGGCGTCTACCACCATCACCCGTTCCTGACTCAGGGGTGGGTGAGCAGTACTCCAAACGCGGCCTTAGAGCCTTCACAGACCCTCGCCAGACAGAATGTCGGGGCTGGTGTTCTAGAAGACTGGGAGGATGGGCTTTGTAG